From Desulfomicrobium macestii, one genomic window encodes:
- a CDS encoding S8/S53 family peptidase, translating to MAEYPILFFPKRTSAAREIPKGFPVASPHIPSTHRQARRIGPKLDELHRAFNTQRAEISKDTRGISPENVIVLETIGNVDTFLIACNNIEGLEWLSDVDEVEIEPDEDFYDEKNKEKLLSGRLFLSMANQCAMQTLISLWKRYSDNPDADLGYGRNSWKNIFKYLYDIRRWSVQDRIKETCFLENLQFRLDHKEEHLPFEIELWYRSSRTSRELAERQLQLIVESEGGTVRNISTIQEIRYHALLVDVPASAARKILSDLEDFKLIKCEQVMFFRPVGQSISFNSNAESQPIPLVKDTYLPYLTEPVIALFDGFPLVGHVGLEGRLLVDDPMGWGDYYSAVDCKHGTSMASLILNDDINSISSSLKRPLYVRPIMKPRLNVLKGETEEYIPEDVLLTDLIHSCVRRLFEGENGEAPVAPTIRIINLSIADPTRPFIRYLSSTARLLDWLSFKYNPKSVKKLH from the coding sequence ATGGCCGAATATCCGATTCTTTTTTTTCCCAAGCGGACTTCAGCAGCCCGAGAAATTCCAAAAGGGTTTCCTGTAGCCAGTCCACATATTCCAAGCACTCATCGTCAAGCGCGAAGGATTGGTCCCAAGCTTGATGAACTTCATCGCGCCTTCAATACACAGCGAGCAGAAATATCAAAGGATACTAGAGGTATTTCTCCTGAAAATGTGATCGTACTCGAAACGATTGGTAATGTAGATACTTTTCTAATCGCATGTAATAATATAGAAGGTCTTGAATGGCTATCTGATGTTGATGAAGTAGAAATAGAGCCTGATGAAGATTTTTACGACGAAAAAAATAAAGAAAAGTTGCTTTCTGGTCGACTTTTCCTTTCAATGGCAAACCAATGTGCAATGCAAACACTGATTTCTTTATGGAAAAGGTACAGTGATAATCCTGATGCTGATTTGGGATACGGGCGTAATTCTTGGAAAAATATTTTTAAATATTTATATGATATTCGCCGTTGGAGTGTGCAAGATCGCATCAAAGAGACTTGCTTTCTTGAGAACCTTCAATTCCGCCTAGATCATAAGGAAGAACATTTGCCATTTGAGATTGAGCTTTGGTACAGAAGTAGCCGGACTTCACGGGAGTTAGCTGAGCGCCAATTGCAACTAATCGTTGAGTCGGAGGGCGGAACAGTTCGAAATATTTCTACAATACAAGAAATTAGGTATCACGCGTTGCTTGTGGATGTGCCCGCCTCCGCAGCTAGAAAAATTTTGAGTGATCTTGAGGATTTTAAATTAATTAAATGTGAACAAGTAATGTTTTTTAGGCCTGTTGGACAAAGCATTTCATTTAACTCTAACGCAGAGAGCCAACCCATTCCTCTGGTTAAAGATACTTATTTGCCTTACTTGACTGAGCCAGTGATAGCTTTATTTGATGGTTTTCCTTTAGTTGGGCATGTTGGCCTTGAGGGGCGTTTGTTGGTTGACGATCCAATGGGCTGGGGCGATTATTATAGTGCGGTTGATTGCAAACATGGTACATCTATGGCGTCTCTCATTTTAAATGATGACATAAATAGTATAAGCTCATCTTTAAAGCGTCCTCTTTATGTGCGTCCGATAATGAAGCCACGTCTGAATGTTTTAAAAGGAGAGACAGAAGAATATATTCCGGAAGATGTATTACTAACAGATTTGATTCATAGTTGTGTTCGAAGACTTTTTGAAGGCGAAAATGGAGAGGCGCCTGTTGCCCCGACCATTCGTATAATTAATTTGTCAATAGCTGATCCTACCCGACCATTTATAAGATATTTGAGTTCAACGGCAAGGTTGT
- a CDS encoding AAA family ATPase: MARADLLNKLIIAGVKGDQASFRSAAEAIIAEEKANKHFVLADRLAESLKISPQPRGNGFSESKNKGLFFEINPQKKLGEMILSDTVRQICDELVEEQNRREILRSYGLEPRHKVLLAGPPGNGKTSLAEAIAYSLAVPFLVVRYESLIGSFLGETSSRLKQIFEYARTTQCVLFFDEFDTIGKERGDVHETGEIKRVVSSLLLQIDALPSYVVVIAASNHQELLDKAVWRRFQVRLSLPNPTISQISEWLKRFEDEFNKPLGFKLSTLARTLQDLSFAEIEEFCSDIRRRYVLSNCQGDIKSIVGKRLEQWKHRSVVLTNLTSE; the protein is encoded by the coding sequence ATGGCACGTGCAGATTTGCTTAACAAGTTGATTATAGCTGGCGTTAAAGGGGATCAAGCATCTTTTAGGAGTGCTGCTGAAGCGATTATAGCTGAAGAAAAAGCTAATAAACATTTTGTTCTCGCAGATCGATTAGCAGAATCTTTGAAGATTTCTCCTCAACCCAGAGGAAATGGTTTTAGTGAAAGCAAAAATAAAGGGCTTTTTTTTGAAATTAATCCACAAAAAAAACTTGGTGAAATGATTCTGTCTGACACAGTCAGACAGATCTGTGATGAATTAGTCGAAGAGCAGAACAGGAGAGAAATATTAAGAAGTTACGGGCTTGAGCCTCGACATAAAGTGCTTTTAGCTGGACCTCCCGGCAATGGGAAGACAAGTTTGGCAGAAGCGATTGCCTATTCACTTGCGGTGCCTTTTTTAGTGGTGCGATATGAGTCGCTAATTGGTAGTTTTTTAGGTGAAACATCTTCCAGGCTGAAGCAAATATTTGAGTATGCCCGAACTACCCAATGCGTACTCTTTTTTGATGAGTTTGATACAATTGGAAAAGAGCGTGGGGATGTACACGAGACTGGGGAGATTAAGAGAGTTGTTAGCTCGCTATTACTTCAAATAGATGCTCTCCCAAGTTATGTTGTTGTAATTGCTGCGAGCAATCACCAGGAATTATTAGACAAAGCTGTCTGGAGGCGTTTTCAAGTCAGATTAAGCCTTCCTAATCCGACAATTAGTCAAATAAGTGAATGGTTAAAGAGGTTTGAAGATGAATTCAATAAACCTTTAGGATTTAAATTGAGCACATTAGCAAGAACTCTACAAGATCTTAGCTTTGCTGAAATAGAAGAATTTTGTTCTGATATACGTAGACGATATGTGTTGTCGAATTGTCAAGGTGATATAAAATCCATTGTTGGTAAGAGGTTAGAGCAGTGGAAACATCGCTCGGTAGTTCTAACAAATTTGACGTCCGAATAA
- a CDS encoding group II intron maturase-specific domain-containing protein: protein MKGIIHAVCPLRGWVNYFHFRNCSRVMTPVRAHMEQRLRTHLCKRHKRKRPEGYQEYPNRELYSRCGLDKVPTSAGWTKGVREKLHARFDEGRLATRMTCLTRSSCVRRGVKRSHWKTMGPASYSNHVCVVHRDFKPLMDLARWFVLARCDLAVQVFRLASPQRLTPSHGTAC from the coding sequence GTGAAGGGGATAATTCACGCCGTATGCCCCCTGCGGGGTTGGGTGAACTACTTCCACTTCCGGAATTGCAGTCGCGTCATGACCCCTGTTCGGGCGCACATGGAACAACGGTTGCGAACACATCTGTGCAAGCGCCACAAGCGGAAGCGGCCCGAAGGCTACCAGGAATATCCCAATCGGGAGCTCTACAGCAGGTGTGGATTGGACAAAGTGCCCACCTCCGCCGGATGGACGAAAGGTGTGCGGGAAAAACTGCATGCACGGTTTGATGAGGGGAGGCTGGCGACACGGATGACCTGTTTGACACGTAGTAGCTGCGTGCGTCGAGGCGTCAAGCGAAGTCACTGGAAAACGATGGGGCCAGCTTCCTACTCTAACCATGTCTGTGTCGTGCATAGGGATTTCAAGCCGCTCATGGACTTGGCGCGATGGTTCGTGCTCGCGCGTTGCGATCTGGCAGTCCAAGTCTTTCGACTGGCGAGTCCGCAACGCTTAACTCCATCCCATGGGACAGCTTGCTGA
- a CDS encoding Fic family protein has product MTQEAVLTSRIEGTQATMGAVLEFEAGIKPKDRVAERTADIQEVLNYRKAMHRAVELMDDLPLCQRVLKEAHSVLMEGVRGKSKSPGEYRKVPNWIGSYGCSIEEAKYVPISADKLPEAMGRWEQFIHADYQDRLVQLAILHAEFEALHPFLDGNGRLGRMFVPLYLCSINLLQRPMFYISAYLEARRDEYYERLLAVSRVGDWTGWCQFFLEALQSQAEENLRKAKAILVLYEQSLDRALELIRSQHAKKAMDFIFSRPIFSSSSFNNESGIPKATAIRILKVLRDNDFFMILEEQVGSKLAVLGYQALLIITEGMEERGAV; this is encoded by the coding sequence ATGACCCAAGAGGCGGTGCTGACTTCGCGGATCGAGGGAACGCAGGCGACAATGGGGGCGGTGCTGGAATTTGAGGCGGGGATCAAGCCCAAAGATCGAGTGGCGGAGCGGACGGCGGACATTCAAGAAGTGCTCAATTACCGCAAGGCCATGCACCGGGCTGTGGAATTGATGGACGATCTGCCTCTCTGCCAGCGGGTGCTCAAGGAGGCCCATTCCGTGCTCATGGAAGGGGTGCGGGGGAAGAGCAAGTCACCGGGTGAGTACCGCAAGGTGCCAAACTGGATTGGTTCGTATGGATGTTCCATTGAAGAGGCCAAATACGTGCCTATTTCCGCGGACAAGCTGCCTGAAGCCATGGGACGGTGGGAGCAGTTCATCCACGCGGACTATCAGGACCGTCTGGTGCAGTTGGCCATATTGCATGCCGAGTTCGAAGCTCTACATCCTTTTCTGGACGGCAACGGGCGATTGGGTCGGATGTTCGTGCCGTTGTACCTTTGCAGCATCAATCTGTTGCAGCGGCCCATGTTTTACATCAGCGCCTACCTGGAGGCCCGGCGGGACGAGTACTACGAACGACTCCTGGCAGTCTCTCGGGTCGGAGACTGGACCGGTTGGTGCCAGTTCTTCCTGGAGGCCTTGCAGTCCCAGGCCGAGGAGAACCTGCGCAAGGCCAAGGCGATTCTGGTTCTGTATGAGCAGTCTTTGGATCGTGCCCTGGAACTCATCAGATCCCAGCACGCCAAGAAAGCTATGGACTTCATTTTTTCACGACCGATTTTCTCCTCCTCATCCTTCAACAACGAGTCTGGCATCCCCAAAGCCACGGCCATACGTATCCTGAAGGTTCTGCGTGACAATGATTTCTTCATGATTTTGGAGGAACAGGTAGGGAGTAAGCTGGCAGTGTTGGGATACCAGGCGCTGCTCATCATTACGGAAGGCATGGAAGAAAGAGGGGCGGTTTAA
- a CDS encoding KilA-N domain-containing protein translates to MKKKTSDTTINVRGTKITVIRRQDEDYISLTDIAKSKNPEHTDDLIRNWLRNRNTLEFLGIWEQLHNHGFNPVEFDGIKKQAGLNSFTLTPKQWIDQTGAIGIVSKAGRYGGTYAHTDVAFEFASWISVEFKLYLIKEFQRLKEDENRRLSLAWNLNRTLAKINYRIHTDAIQTHLIPKEVTAKQAAFAYAEEADLLNVSLFGQTAREWRDANPDKDGNMRDHASLEQLLVLANLENMNAEFIHMELPQGDRLKRLNQIAIRQMQTLTARIAKQLGRGQK, encoded by the coding sequence ATGAAGAAGAAAACCTCCGACACCACAATCAACGTCCGGGGCACCAAGATCACCGTGATTCGTCGACAGGACGAGGACTACATCTCGCTCACCGACATCGCAAAGTCGAAGAATCCGGAGCACACTGACGACCTCATTCGCAATTGGCTACGTAATCGCAATACATTGGAGTTTCTCGGCATATGGGAGCAACTTCACAATCATGGTTTTAATCCCGTCGAATTCGACGGGATTAAAAAACAGGCCGGACTGAACAGTTTCACGCTCACTCCGAAACAGTGGATTGATCAAACTGGCGCGATCGGGATTGTTTCCAAAGCCGGACGCTACGGCGGAACCTATGCCCATACCGATGTGGCTTTTGAATTTGCGTCCTGGATCTCGGTGGAATTCAAGCTTTACCTCATCAAGGAATTCCAGCGTCTCAAGGAGGACGAAAATCGTCGCCTTTCCCTTGCCTGGAACCTCAACCGCACGTTGGCCAAGATCAACTACCGCATCCATACCGACGCGATTCAGACGCATCTCATCCCGAAGGAAGTTACCGCAAAACAGGCCGCTTTCGCATACGCCGAAGAGGCCGACCTCCTCAATGTTTCCCTCTTCGGCCAGACCGCCCGCGAATGGCGGGACGCCAATCCCGACAAGGACGGCAATATGCGCGACCACGCCAGCCTCGAACAGCTTCTTGTTCTCGCCAACCTCGAAAACATGAACGCCGAGTTTATCCACATGGAACTCCCTCAGGGCGACCGTTTGAAACGGCTTAATCAAATTGCCATCCGCCAGATGCAAACGCTCACCGCACGAATCGCAAAGCAGTTGGGAAGAGGGCAAAAGTGA
- the modB gene encoding molybdate ABC transporter permease subunit: protein MDMTFLFPVQLSLRVAALATLTSLVFGVLLGWVFHRYRFPGKELLDSILSLPMVLPPTVLGYYLIVLLGRNGFVGRWLESTFGVTLIFTWQGAVIAAAVVSFPLIFKSSRAALGGVERKYEDAARTMGYPEWRVFLRVCLPLAARGILAGTMLAFARAMGEFGATLMIAGNLPGRTQTLSLAVYSATQAGHDDLAAQLVLLISVLCTLILWVSGRLLTPRWQA, encoded by the coding sequence ATGGACATGACCTTTCTCTTCCCGGTGCAGCTCAGCCTGCGCGTGGCGGCTCTGGCCACCCTCACATCCCTGGTCTTCGGGGTGCTCTTGGGCTGGGTCTTCCACCGCTACCGTTTTCCGGGCAAGGAACTGCTCGATTCCATCCTGAGCCTGCCCATGGTGCTGCCGCCCACGGTGCTCGGCTATTACCTCATCGTGCTGCTCGGCCGGAACGGTTTCGTCGGGCGCTGGCTGGAATCGACTTTCGGCGTGACGCTGATCTTCACCTGGCAGGGCGCGGTGATCGCCGCCGCCGTGGTTTCCTTTCCGCTCATCTTCAAATCCTCCCGAGCCGCCCTTGGCGGCGTGGAACGCAAGTACGAGGACGCGGCCCGGACCATGGGATACCCTGAATGGCGCGTTTTCCTGCGCGTTTGCCTGCCGCTGGCCGCGCGCGGCATTCTGGCCGGGACCATGCTCGCCTTCGCCCGGGCCATGGGCGAGTTCGGAGCCACTCTCATGATCGCGGGCAACCTGCCCGGCCGCACCCAGACCCTGTCCCTGGCCGTGTACAGCGCCACCCAGGCAGGTCACGACGACCTGGCCGCGCAGCTCGTGCTGCTCATTTCCGTGCTCTGCACCCTCATCCTCTGGGTTTCGGGGCGGCTCCTGACACCACGATGGCAGGCCTGA
- a CDS encoding ABC transporter ATP-binding protein has product MHPRTAPQATARTISCDIDTRVTAPGAEFRLRARFEAPGRRIALFGPSGSGKSLTLMALAGLLRPQRGRIEVCGRTFLDTASGVNVPARKRNIGMLFQDYALFPHLTVRDNVSFGLKPIFGPLKAAHRERVDELLELCGLTALEGRRPAQISGGQRQRTALARALAPSPDLLLLDEPFTALDQPLRERMRAELFDILERFDIPMVMVSHDLEDVNHFAQTLVAFGHGRVLSVIDYESRRKSESPRQILDPLFLAAQTQAG; this is encoded by the coding sequence ATGCACCCACGGACCGCACCGCAAGCAACGGCCCGGACCATCTCCTGCGACATCGACACGCGCGTGACCGCTCCCGGCGCCGAGTTTCGCCTGCGGGCCCGCTTCGAGGCGCCCGGACGACGCATCGCCCTCTTCGGCCCCTCGGGTTCCGGCAAGAGCCTGACCCTCATGGCCCTGGCCGGACTGCTGCGGCCCCAGCGCGGCCGCATCGAGGTCTGCGGCCGCACCTTCCTCGACACCGCCTCCGGCGTGAACGTCCCGGCCCGCAAGCGCAACATCGGCATGCTCTTTCAGGATTACGCCCTCTTCCCGCACCTGACCGTGCGCGACAACGTGTCCTTTGGCCTCAAGCCCATTTTCGGCCCCCTGAAGGCGGCGCACCGCGAGCGCGTGGACGAACTGCTGGAACTGTGCGGCCTGACGGCCCTGGAAGGCCGACGCCCCGCCCAGATCTCCGGCGGCCAGCGCCAGCGCACGGCCCTGGCCAGGGCCCTGGCTCCAAGCCCCGACCTGCTCCTGCTGGACGAACCCTTCACCGCGCTCGACCAACCCCTGCGCGAACGGATGCGCGCCGAACTCTTCGACATCCTGGAGCGATTCGACATCCCCATGGTCATGGTCAGCCACGACCTCGAAGACGTGAACCATTTCGCCCAGACCCTGGTCGCCTTCGGCCACGGCCGGGTGCTCTCCGTCATCGACTACGAATCCCGACGCAAATCGGAGTCCCCCCGCCAGATCCTCGACCCCCTTTTCCTGGCCGCCCAGACGCAGGCCGGCTGA
- a CDS encoding ATP-binding cassette domain-containing protein has protein sequence MGLHISLRKRLPHFDLRLDLGCARGELTAIVGPSGAGKSTLIRLVAGLETPDWGRMELGARTFFDKAAGIDVPTRERQVGMVFQDYPLFSHLSLAKNVAFSCADQGKVNALLARFGIRHLAQRKPGTVSGGERQRAAMCLALARDPAILLLDEPFSALDALTRSDLRGELRQLTRQLGIPVLLVTHDLHEAAELGDAIFPMTDGRHDPQWLSDTLSGARRASQNLATRVCA, from the coding sequence ATGGGACTTCACATCAGTCTTCGCAAACGCCTGCCCCATTTCGACCTGCGCCTTGACCTGGGCTGCGCCCGGGGGGAGCTGACGGCCATCGTCGGCCCGTCCGGAGCGGGCAAGAGCACGCTCATCCGACTCGTCGCCGGACTGGAGACGCCGGACTGGGGCCGCATGGAGCTTGGCGCAAGGACCTTCTTCGACAAGGCGGCCGGAATCGACGTGCCCACCCGCGAGCGGCAAGTCGGCATGGTCTTTCAGGACTATCCCCTCTTCTCCCACCTCAGCCTGGCCAAAAACGTGGCCTTTTCCTGTGCGGACCAGGGCAAGGTGAACGCCCTGCTCGCACGCTTCGGCATCCGGCATCTGGCCCAGCGTAAACCAGGCACCGTCTCCGGCGGCGAACGGCAGCGCGCAGCCATGTGCCTGGCCCTGGCCCGCGACCCGGCCATCCTGCTGCTGGACGAACCGTTCTCGGCCCTGGACGCGCTCACGCGTTCCGATCTGCGCGGTGAGCTTCGGCAACTGACCAGGCAGCTGGGCATCCCCGTACTGCTCGTCACCCACGATCTGCACGAAGCCGCCGAGCTTGGCGACGCCATCTTCCCCATGACCGACGGCCGTCACGATCCGCAGTGGCTCAGCGATACCCTCTCGGGGGCGCGGCGCGCTTCCCAAAATCTTGCAACCCGCGTCTGCGCATAG
- the modA gene encoding molybdate ABC transporter substrate-binding protein: MKKTLFTLLLVFLALPALAGNTLLIASGAGYKTVVEALSEAYARQSGTTVERIYGNMGQIIGQAQTSGKVDMLIGEEGFLRSSALPLAESAPLGTGRLVMAWPSGKEEPADLKSATVTRIAVPDPKRAIYGKAAREYLENSGQADALKDKLVVVGTVPQVFTYLTTNEVDAGFINLTQAVAVKDKIGGFREVDQSLYNPIAISCIRLETSPSPDAARDFAKFLETGTARSIIAAHGL, from the coding sequence ATGAAAAAAACGCTGTTCACTCTTCTTCTCGTCTTCCTTGCCCTCCCCGCCCTGGCCGGAAACACCCTGCTCATCGCCTCGGGGGCGGGCTACAAAACCGTCGTCGAAGCCCTGTCCGAGGCGTACGCCAGGCAATCTGGCACCACGGTAGAGCGCATCTACGGCAACATGGGCCAGATCATCGGCCAGGCGCAAACCAGCGGGAAGGTCGACATGCTCATCGGCGAGGAGGGATTCCTGCGTTCTTCGGCCCTGCCCCTGGCCGAAAGCGCCCCTCTGGGCACGGGCAGGCTGGTCATGGCCTGGCCCAGCGGCAAGGAAGAACCGGCGGACCTGAAGTCCGCGACGGTCACGCGCATCGCCGTGCCGGACCCCAAACGGGCCATCTACGGCAAGGCCGCCAGGGAATATCTTGAAAACAGCGGGCAGGCAGACGCCCTGAAGGACAAACTCGTGGTCGTTGGCACCGTGCCGCAGGTCTTCACCTATCTGACGACGAACGAGGTGGACGCGGGGTTCATAAACCTCACCCAGGCCGTGGCGGTAAAGGACAAGATCGGCGGCTTCAGGGAGGTGGACCAAAGCCTCTACAATCCCATCGCGATCAGCTGCATCCGGCTTGAAACCTCCCCATCGCCCGACGCGGCCCGGGATTTCGCCAAATTTCTTGAAACCGGCACGGCCCGGAGCATCATCGCCGCCCATGGCCTGTAG
- a CDS encoding molybdate ABC transporter permease subunit, which translates to MTELLTDPRTLGPLILSLKVLALAGGILLPLGVLLAYFLCGRPCAARSLVDFLVTVPLVFPPIATGFILLMLLGRNGPLGRVLPIDVVFSFPGLVLASVIAGLPLMVKPVEAALRSQGKRLSEVAAVLGKTQWQTFVLVLLPAIRRPVLSSWLLALCRSMGEVGITLMLGGNIIGKTNTLSLEIYNCVFTGELDRAMVLCAIIATLSGTMLFTLKRMSAI; encoded by the coding sequence ATGACGGAACTGTTGACCGATCCCAGGACCCTCGGCCCGCTCATTCTGTCCTTGAAGGTCCTGGCCCTGGCCGGCGGCATCCTGCTCCCTCTGGGGGTGCTGCTGGCGTATTTCCTGTGCGGCAGACCGTGCGCCGCGCGTTCGTTGGTCGATTTTCTGGTGACCGTGCCGCTGGTCTTCCCGCCCATCGCCACGGGCTTCATCCTGCTCATGCTGCTGGGACGAAACGGGCCTTTGGGGCGCGTGCTGCCCATCGACGTGGTCTTCTCCTTCCCCGGCCTGGTGCTGGCCTCGGTCATCGCCGGACTGCCCCTCATGGTCAAACCCGTGGAGGCCGCCTTGCGCAGCCAGGGCAAACGCCTCTCGGAAGTGGCGGCTGTTCTTGGAAAAACGCAATGGCAGACATTCGTCCTGGTCCTGCTCCCGGCCATACGCAGGCCCGTGCTGAGCAGCTGGCTCCTGGCCCTGTGCCGTTCCATGGGAGAGGTCGGCATCACGCTCATGCTCGGCGGCAACATCATCGGCAAAACCAACACCCTGTCGCTGGAAATCTACAATTGCGTCTTTACCGGAGAGCTGGATCGGGCCATGGTGCTGTGCGCCATCATCGCCACGCTGTCCGGCACGATGCTCTTCACCCTCAAACGCATGTCCGCAATCTGA
- a CDS encoding Rossmann-like domain-containing protein: MTILEQVRARAIIIWDAAGLMDESVEVTAAPLTVEQAIGKPEGHDFPIQKGKEKLMEASFKGAKGQAFTDTYGDYRGSLRDIASLDLAKPMSQAIFVATLNAVMRCVGQTECTIHCKDAGPAECSKLIAGHIRAAHGQPKIGMVGYQPAMIKALSTEFEMRVLDLDPDNIGQVKHGALVEGGWATEEVMRWADLLLVTGTTLANGSIDMFLNSKPVIFYGTTIAGAASIMGWERYCPKSM, from the coding sequence ATGACTATTCTGGAACAGGTCCGCGCACGGGCAATCATTATATGGGACGCGGCCGGGCTCATGGATGAAAGCGTCGAGGTCACGGCCGCGCCGCTGACCGTCGAGCAGGCCATCGGCAAGCCGGAAGGACACGACTTTCCGATCCAGAAAGGCAAGGAAAAGCTCATGGAAGCATCCTTCAAGGGAGCAAAGGGACAGGCCTTCACCGACACCTACGGCGATTACCGGGGAAGTCTGCGCGACATCGCCAGTCTCGACCTTGCAAAACCCATGTCCCAGGCGATTTTCGTGGCCACCCTGAACGCGGTCATGCGCTGCGTGGGGCAAACCGAGTGCACCATCCACTGCAAGGACGCAGGCCCCGCCGAGTGTTCAAAGCTCATCGCCGGACACATTCGCGCCGCGCACGGCCAGCCGAAAATCGGGATGGTCGGATACCAGCCCGCCATGATCAAGGCCTTGAGCACCGAGTTTGAAATGCGCGTGCTCGACCTTGACCCGGACAACATCGGGCAGGTCAAACACGGGGCACTGGTCGAAGGCGGATGGGCCACCGAGGAAGTCATGCGCTGGGCGGACCTGCTGCTGGTCACGGGCACGACCCTGGCCAACGGATCCATCGACATGTTCCTGAATTCGAAACCGGTCATCTTTTACGGAACGACGATCGCCGGAGCGGCCAGCATCATGGGATGGGAACGTTACTGCCCGAAAAGCATGTAA
- a CDS encoding transporter, translating to MRIFFLTLLSSLLFCGTSAHAANATSPKPLAPITLQDGIVFAPMKFAVIGKYNYYDQHRIYTGASQDDPGFGKRRRTAHAGQLTFRAGLFEGFEALLTATAFNKELKRENAKGMTDTSDVQGLGDIQIMGRWQALSQKKGDPLSLALGLGLEIPTGDSDHRNSFGPQPYMGPFLQLSTGSWNPKATVSVTRVFGRSRVDGQLMYTLNTEGRHDLEKGDLFQYSLGYGFALNRYFTAGLAMNGVHQEKNTQQVSPGVVKKDYNSGCDMIFLGPELSCRIEPLNMVLGLAAPIPVYADMGGSQPVEDYRIVAKMAVQF from the coding sequence ATGCGCATTTTTTTCCTGACACTGCTTTCATCTCTTCTCTTTTGCGGAACGAGCGCTCACGCCGCCAACGCAACATCGCCAAAGCCTCTTGCTCCGATCACACTTCAGGACGGCATCGTCTTCGCGCCCATGAAGTTCGCCGTTATCGGCAAATACAACTATTATGATCAGCATCGAATCTACACAGGCGCATCCCAGGACGATCCCGGTTTCGGAAAGCGCAGGCGTACGGCTCACGCCGGGCAACTGACCTTCCGCGCAGGACTTTTCGAGGGTTTCGAGGCGCTCCTGACGGCGACCGCCTTCAACAAGGAACTCAAACGCGAGAACGCCAAGGGGATGACCGACACGAGCGACGTCCAGGGTCTGGGCGACATCCAGATCATGGGGCGCTGGCAGGCCCTGTCGCAAAAGAAAGGCGATCCTCTGTCCCTGGCCCTGGGGCTGGGGCTTGAAATTCCCACCGGCGACAGCGACCACCGCAATTCATTCGGTCCCCAGCCGTACATGGGCCCTTTCCTGCAACTGAGCACTGGGTCATGGAACCCCAAGGCCACCGTGTCCGTGACGCGCGTCTTCGGCCGCTCCCGCGTTGACGGACAACTCATGTACACCCTCAACACGGAGGGAAGGCACGATCTGGAGAAGGGGGACCTGTTTCAATACAGTCTTGGCTACGGCTTCGCCCTGAACAGATACTTTACAGCCGGACTGGCCATGAACGGCGTACATCAGGAGAAAAACACACAGCAGGTTTCGCCCGGGGTGGTCAAGAAGGACTACAATTCAGGCTGTGACATGATTTTTCTTGGCCCGGAACTCAGCTGCAGGATCGAACCGCTGAACATGGTGCTGGGCCTGGCCGCGCCCATCCCGGTCTATGCCGACATGGGCGGAAGCCAGCCGGTGGAGGACTACCGCATCGTTGCCAAGATGGCGGTGCAATTCTGA